From Alphaproteobacteria bacterium, the proteins below share one genomic window:
- a CDS encoding methyltransferase: MSDVPSQAAGPTAAADARVRAQYEAMPYPPRDPADEARRLIVGSPSHWLEINHYLFAGRRDFRLPFRALIAGGGTGDACVMLAQQLADQRCPAEIVYLDISAASRAVCEARLAARELRNVRCVTGSLMDLPSLGLGRFDYIDCTGVLHHLDDPAGGMKTLADALEPEGGMGVMLYGEYGRAGVYAMQEMLRVLAPEDSDAAGRVAMAKRLIRFLPPTNLFRRNPFLNDHVSGNDGALYDLLLHSRDRAYTVPQIAEMTKGAGLRLVGFAEPLRYEPATYMSDPQIARRFADMPFLERAAFAERLASNLRTHVFYATKAGYDTVARPEDTLAIPMLRELEAAQLAQGLKPGMPLVANLDGFPWRATLPPLASQIVALIDGRRTIAEIYTAMGAYGSQPLWEEFRTQFDHLYVVLNGINHILLRFRPGR, translated from the coding sequence ATGAGCGACGTTCCGTCCCAAGCCGCCGGCCCGACCGCGGCGGCCGATGCGCGCGTGCGGGCGCAGTACGAGGCAATGCCCTATCCGCCGCGCGATCCGGCCGACGAGGCGCGCCGGCTGATCGTCGGCTCGCCCAGCCACTGGCTGGAGATCAACCACTACCTGTTCGCCGGCCGGCGCGACTTCCGCCTGCCGTTCCGCGCCCTGATCGCCGGCGGCGGCACGGGCGATGCCTGTGTGATGCTGGCCCAGCAGCTCGCCGACCAGCGCTGCCCGGCCGAGATCGTCTACCTCGACATCTCCGCCGCCTCGCGCGCGGTGTGCGAGGCGCGGCTGGCGGCGCGCGAGCTGCGCAATGTGCGTTGCGTGACGGGCTCGCTGATGGACCTGCCGTCGCTCGGGCTTGGCCGGTTCGACTACATCGACTGCACCGGTGTGCTGCACCACCTCGACGACCCGGCCGGCGGCATGAAGACCCTGGCCGACGCGCTGGAACCGGAAGGCGGCATGGGCGTGATGCTTTACGGCGAGTATGGCCGCGCCGGCGTCTATGCCATGCAGGAGATGCTGCGCGTGCTGGCGCCGGAGGATTCCGACGCGGCCGGGCGCGTCGCCATGGCCAAGCGGCTGATCCGCTTCCTGCCGCCGACCAACCTGTTTCGCCGCAACCCGTTCCTCAACGACCATGTCTCGGGCAATGACGGTGCGCTCTACGACCTGCTGCTGCACAGCCGCGACCGCGCCTACACCGTGCCGCAGATCGCCGAGATGACGAAGGGCGCCGGCCTGCGCCTGGTCGGCTTCGCCGAGCCGCTGCGCTACGAGCCGGCGACCTACATGAGCGACCCGCAAATCGCGCGGCGCTTCGCCGACATGCCGTTCCTCGAGCGCGCCGCCTTCGCCGAGCGCCTCGCCAGCAACCTGCGCACCCACGTCTTCTACGCCACCAAGGCGGGCTACGACACGGTGGCGCGGCCCGAGGACACGCTGGCGATTCCCATGCTGCGCGAGCTGGAGGCGGCGCAGCTGGCCCAGGGCCTGAAGCCCGGCATGCCGCTGGTCGCCAATCTCGACGGCTTCCCCTGGCGCGCCACGCTGCCGCCGCTGGCCAGCCAGATCGTGGCGCTGATCGACGGTCGCCGGACCATCGCCGAAATCTACACCGCCATGGGCGCCTACGGCTCGCAGCCGCTGTGGGAGGAGTTCCGTACCCAGTTCGATCACCTCTACGTCGTGCTCAACGGCATCAACCACATCCTGCTGCGGTTCCGGCCCGGCCGCTGA
- a CDS encoding AMP-binding protein: MARLTEYTRYADAQANFSSEKLWELFDGDRQALNIAHECIDRHVEGERIAVIVVHAGGGDEVLSFRQIAEDSARFAHYLKERGVGAGDRVAIMLEPSRAFYMAVFGAMKAGAIAVPLFTLFGPDGVRLRVEDCKPRLFVTNAEKAAMVTGSIVADDAFIADLERFAPRFTPDTRADDMAIFQYTSGTTRELPEAVKHPHRAVVTLMVAALYGTGIRPGDRFFCPSSPAWGHGLWHGTLAPLALGVTIGAYAGKFDAERLLQALQDHRFTNLSAAATHYRMMRVSSAAARYRSHLEKLSFTGEPIDGETAAFAEAQFGHPVCSMYGTTEIGVILASYPGAPDFAVKPGSLGKPVPGCRVEVHDASGQPCPPGITGELKVWRRNAWIATKDLGRIDEDGYFFHAGRADDVIISAGWTMSAVEIEDAILKHADVREAAAIGVPDPLRGQVVKAFVVSPRAGDERFAQEIQDLVRSRLSQHEYPRLVAFVSELPKTPAGKVNRKVLRERRSSVVPSAARDLERPKDPCSG; encoded by the coding sequence ATGGCCAGGCTCACCGAGTACACGCGCTACGCCGACGCCCAGGCGAACTTCTCCAGCGAGAAACTGTGGGAGCTGTTCGACGGCGACCGGCAGGCGCTGAACATCGCCCACGAATGCATCGACCGGCATGTCGAGGGCGAGCGCATTGCGGTGATCGTCGTGCACGCCGGCGGCGGCGATGAGGTGCTGAGCTTCCGCCAGATCGCCGAGGACTCGGCGCGCTTCGCCCACTACCTGAAGGAACGCGGCGTCGGCGCCGGCGATCGCGTGGCGATCATGCTGGAGCCGTCGCGCGCCTTCTACATGGCGGTGTTCGGCGCGATGAAGGCGGGCGCCATCGCCGTGCCGCTGTTCACGCTGTTCGGACCCGACGGCGTGCGGCTGCGCGTCGAGGACTGCAAGCCCAGACTGTTCGTCACCAATGCCGAGAAGGCGGCGATGGTGACGGGCAGCATCGTCGCCGACGACGCGTTCATCGCCGATCTCGAACGCTTCGCGCCGCGCTTCACGCCCGATACGCGCGCCGACGACATGGCGATCTTCCAGTACACCTCGGGCACCACGCGCGAGCTGCCGGAGGCGGTGAAGCACCCGCATCGCGCCGTGGTCACCTTGATGGTGGCGGCGCTGTACGGCACCGGCATCCGCCCGGGCGACCGCTTCTTCTGTCCCTCCTCGCCGGCCTGGGGTCATGGCCTGTGGCACGGCACGCTGGCGCCGCTGGCGCTGGGCGTCACCATCGGCGCCTATGCCGGCAAGTTCGATGCCGAGCGGCTGTTGCAGGCGCTGCAGGATCATCGCTTCACCAACCTGTCGGCGGCGGCGACGCATTACCGCATGATGCGCGTATCAAGCGCGGCGGCGCGCTATCGCAGTCATCTGGAGAAGCTCTCCTTCACCGGCGAGCCGATCGACGGCGAGACCGCCGCCTTTGCCGAAGCGCAGTTCGGCCATCCGGTCTGCAGCATGTACGGCACGACCGAGATCGGCGTGATCCTCGCCTCCTATCCCGGCGCGCCGGACTTCGCGGTCAAGCCGGGCTCGCTGGGCAAGCCAGTGCCGGGCTGCCGGGTCGAGGTGCACGACGCATCCGGCCAGCCCTGCCCGCCCGGAATCACCGGCGAACTCAAGGTCTGGCGGCGCAACGCCTGGATCGCGACCAAGGATCTCGGCCGCATCGACGAAGACGGCTACTTCTTTCACGCCGGCCGCGCCGACGACGTGATCATCTCGGCCGGCTGGACGATGAGCGCGGTCGAGATCGAGGATGCGATCCTCAAGCACGCCGACGTGCGCGAGGCCGCGGCCATCGGCGTGCCCGATCCGTTGCGCGGCCAGGTCGTCAAGGCCTTCGTCGTCTCGCCGCGTGCCGGCGACGAGCGCTTCGCGCAGGAGATCCAGGATCTCGTGCGCAGCCGATTGAGCCAGCACGAGTACCCGCGCCTGGTCGCCTTCGTATCCGAACTGCCCAAGACGCCCGCCGGCAAGGTCAACCGCAAGGTCCTGCGCGAGCGCCGCTCCTCTGTCGTCCCGAGCGCAGCGAGGGATCTTGAACGTCCGAAAGATCCCTGCTCGGGATGA
- a CDS encoding alpha/beta hydrolase — protein sequence MRAFRPQPEEAELRYHDVPGGGVPLLFVHGLGCASSCDYPTVAGDAALAGRRMLLVDLLGSGFSDRPGDFAYTIDAQARTVAALVRHHGFDAIDLFGHSMGGSIAIVVAHLLGDQVRRLVVGEPNLDPGGGLASRRIAAMPEADYVAHGHDALVRAARAEGNATWASSLALSAPWAVHRGATSLVAGGSPTWREMLLARRGPRTLLVGSQSLPDPDTERLPLGGVSVGVVSDAGHAMAWQNPSGLAAAIARALA from the coding sequence ATGAGGGCGTTCCGTCCGCAGCCCGAAGAGGCCGAACTTCGCTACCATGACGTGCCTGGCGGCGGCGTGCCGCTGCTCTTCGTCCATGGTCTGGGCTGCGCGTCGTCGTGCGATTATCCGACGGTCGCCGGCGATGCGGCGCTGGCGGGCCGCCGGATGCTGCTGGTCGATCTGCTGGGTTCGGGCTTCAGCGACCGTCCGGGCGATTTCGCCTACACGATCGACGCCCAGGCGCGGACCGTCGCGGCGCTGGTCCGCCATCACGGCTTCGACGCCATCGATCTCTTCGGCCACAGCATGGGCGGCTCGATCGCCATCGTGGTCGCCCACCTGCTGGGCGATCAGGTGCGGCGGCTGGTGGTGGGCGAGCCCAACCTCGATCCCGGTGGCGGCTTGGCCAGCAGAAGGATCGCGGCCATGCCGGAGGCCGACTACGTCGCGCACGGCCACGACGCCCTGGTGCGCGCCGCGCGGGCCGAAGGCAATGCCACCTGGGCGTCGTCTCTGGCGCTGAGCGCGCCCTGGGCCGTGCATCGCGGCGCGACCTCCCTGGTCGCCGGCGGATCACCGACCTGGCGCGAGATGCTTCTTGCGCGGCGCGGACCCAGGACGCTGCTGGTCGGCAGCCAATCGCTGCCCGATCCGGACACTGAGCGCCTGCCGCTGGGCGGCGTGAGCGTGGGAGTCGTGTCCGATGCCGGCCACGCCATGGCCTGGCAGAACCCGTCCGGACTGGCGGCGGCGATCGCACGGGCGCTGGCCTGA
- a CDS encoding NAD-dependent succinate-semialdehyde dehydrogenase — MYPNTDLLIDGAWSKAAGGRTIPVLNPATEEVIGQVAHAEKADLDRALAAADKGFRQWRKVSPFDRYKIMRKAADILRSRVDTIGPIMTAEQGKPLIEAKGETMAGADVIDWFAEEARRAYGRVVPARAEGVYQLVVKEPVGPVAAFTPWNFPINQVVRKVSGALAAGCSIIVKGPEETPAACAALLQAFVDAGVPAGVINLVYGVPAEISEYLIPHPIIKKVTFTGSTPVGKHLAALAGQHMKRVTMELGGHAPAIVFEDADVESAIKLLSANKFRNAGQVCVSPTRFLVHESHYARFVDGFTEAAKATKVGDGMDPATRMGPLANDRRLQAMDAFVGDAVAKGAKVRTGGKRQGNKGYFYEPTVLTDVPMTARIMNEEPFGPIAPIAPFKDFDSVVAEANRLPWGLAAYAYTRSAKTAAAIGAAFESGMVSINHHGLALPEVPFGGVKDSGYGSEGGSEAIEAYLNTKFITQLGV; from the coding sequence ATGTACCCCAACACCGATTTGCTGATCGACGGCGCGTGGTCGAAGGCCGCCGGCGGCCGCACCATCCCCGTGCTCAACCCGGCGACCGAGGAAGTCATCGGCCAGGTGGCGCATGCCGAGAAGGCCGATCTCGACCGCGCGCTGGCGGCGGCCGACAAGGGCTTCAGGCAGTGGCGCAAGGTCTCGCCCTTCGACCGCTACAAGATCATGCGCAAGGCGGCCGACATCCTGCGCAGCCGGGTCGACACGATCGGCCCGATCATGACCGCCGAGCAGGGCAAGCCGCTGATCGAGGCCAAGGGCGAGACGATGGCCGGCGCCGACGTCATCGACTGGTTCGCCGAGGAGGCGCGGCGCGCCTATGGCCGCGTCGTGCCGGCGCGCGCCGAGGGCGTCTACCAGCTCGTGGTCAAGGAGCCGGTCGGCCCGGTCGCCGCCTTCACGCCGTGGAACTTCCCGATCAACCAGGTGGTGCGCAAGGTCTCGGGCGCGCTGGCCGCGGGCTGCTCGATCATCGTCAAGGGCCCCGAGGAGACGCCGGCCGCCTGCGCCGCGCTGTTGCAGGCCTTCGTCGATGCCGGCGTGCCGGCGGGCGTGATCAACCTGGTCTACGGCGTGCCGGCGGAGATCAGCGAGTACCTGATCCCGCATCCGATCATCAAGAAGGTGACCTTCACCGGCTCGACGCCGGTGGGCAAGCACCTGGCGGCGCTGGCGGGCCAGCACATGAAGCGCGTCACCATGGAGCTGGGCGGCCACGCGCCGGCCATCGTCTTCGAGGACGCCGACGTCGAGAGCGCGATCAAGCTTCTGAGCGCCAACAAGTTCCGCAACGCCGGCCAGGTCTGCGTTTCACCGACGCGGTTCCTTGTCCACGAGAGCCACTACGCGCGCTTCGTCGACGGCTTCACCGAGGCGGCCAAGGCGACCAAGGTCGGCGACGGCATGGATCCGGCCACGCGCATGGGCCCGCTGGCCAACGACCGACGCCTGCAGGCGATGGACGCCTTCGTCGGCGATGCCGTCGCCAAGGGCGCCAAGGTGCGCACCGGCGGCAAGCGCCAGGGCAACAAGGGCTACTTCTACGAGCCCACGGTGCTGACCGACGTGCCGATGACCGCGCGCATCATGAACGAGGAGCCGTTCGGCCCGATCGCGCCGATCGCGCCGTTCAAGGACTTCGACTCGGTGGTCGCCGAGGCCAACCGCCTGCCCTGGGGCCTCGCCGCCTACGCCTACACCAGATCGGCCAAGACCGCGGCGGCGATCGGTGCGGCGTTCGAAAGCGGCATGGTGTCGATCAACCACCACGGCCTCGCGCTGCCCGAAGTGCCGTTCGGCGGCGTGAAGGATTCGGGCTACGGCTCGGAGGGCGGCAGCGAGGCGATCGAGGCCTACCTCAACACCAAGTTCATCACCCAGCTCGGCGTCTGA
- a CDS encoding methyltransferase domain-containing protein, with protein MPSALDRIAYAAQQTARVGWYLAHYVAGRRRLKPMPDPAFPVGRFPDRAELMREMRALFQREWAEVEAGLYPAPPRLDADPFDLIERSVAYFRDLPEVDARRHARVNDEPFQDPAHEGLPRYYRQNFHYQSGGWLTDESAKLYDTQVETLFTGAADVMRRRALRPIAAYLEGRDQRAVRLLDIACGTGRLLGFVSHAWPGMRLSGLDLSPAYLDYARRHIGASKRLKWLEGAAERLPFADASLDIVSAVFLFHELPKTVREQVVAEMARVLKPGGRAIVIDSFTEADRPQWKGLLDVFPYYFHEPYFADWVASDPEALFAAHGMRHIETEVAFLSRVMTFAK; from the coding sequence ATGCCGAGCGCGTTGGACCGCATCGCCTACGCCGCCCAGCAGACCGCGCGGGTCGGCTGGTACCTGGCGCATTACGTCGCCGGACGGCGACGGCTCAAGCCGATGCCCGACCCGGCATTCCCGGTCGGCCGCTTCCCCGACCGCGCCGAGCTCATGCGCGAGATGCGCGCGCTGTTTCAGCGCGAGTGGGCCGAGGTCGAGGCCGGGCTCTATCCGGCGCCGCCGCGGCTCGACGCCGATCCCTTCGACCTGATCGAGCGCAGCGTCGCCTATTTCCGCGACCTGCCCGAGGTCGATGCGCGCCGCCATGCCAGGGTCAACGACGAGCCGTTCCAGGACCCGGCGCATGAAGGCCTGCCGCGTTACTACCGGCAGAATTTCCACTACCAGTCCGGGGGATGGCTGACGGACGAATCGGCGAAGCTCTACGACACCCAGGTCGAGACGCTGTTCACCGGCGCCGCCGACGTCATGCGCCGCCGCGCGCTAAGACCCATCGCCGCCTATCTCGAGGGCCGCGACCAGCGCGCCGTGCGCCTGCTCGACATCGCCTGCGGCACCGGCCGGCTGCTGGGCTTCGTCTCGCACGCCTGGCCCGGCATGCGGCTGAGCGGCCTGGATCTCAGCCCCGCCTATCTCGACTACGCCCGCCGCCATATCGGCGCGTCGAAGCGCCTGAAGTGGCTCGAGGGCGCCGCCGAGCGCCTGCCCTTCGCCGACGCCTCGCTCGACATCGTCAGCGCGGTGTTCCTGTTCCACGAGCTGCCGAAGACGGTGCGCGAGCAGGTCGTCGCCGAGATGGCGCGCGTGCTGAAGCCCGGCGGCCGCGCCATCGTCATCGATTCGTTCACCGAGGCCGACCGGCCGCAGTGGAAGGGCCTGCTCGACGTTTTCCCGTACTATTTCCACGAACCCTATTTCGCCGACTGGGTGGCGAGCGATCCCGAGGCGCTGTTCGCCGCGCACGGCATGCGGCACATCGAGACCGAAGTCGCCTTCCTGTCGCGCGTGATGACGTTCGCAAAGTAG
- a CDS encoding DUF433 domain-containing protein, whose product MDWRERITFEPGKRFGKPCIRGMRIAVEDILSYLAAGDTEDSILAEWPELEREDFRAIYAYAADSERHVKLLAAE is encoded by the coding sequence ATGGATTGGCGCGAACGAATCACCTTCGAGCCCGGCAAGCGCTTTGGCAAGCCGTGCATCCGTGGCATGCGCATCGCCGTGGAAGACATCCTGTCGTATCTCGCTGCCGGAGATACGGAAGACTCGATCCTTGCCGAGTGGCCAGAACTCGAGCGCGAGGATTTCCGGGCGATCTATGCCTACGCCGCCGACAGCGAGCGGCACGTCAAGCTTCTCGCTGCCGAGTGA
- the rlmN gene encoding 23S rRNA (adenine(2503)-C(2))-methyltransferase RlmN gives MSLLPTEPLQIAEPLRRNDTRRNLVGLSRAELKAALAGHGLEAFRAGQIWHWIYWHGARDFTAMSTIARKTRERLEELFVIDRPQIATEQRSSDGTRKWLLRLADGNEVECVNIPEDDRGSVCVSSQVGCTLTCSFCHTGTQALVRNLSAAEIVGQFMVARDSYGEWPTPTETTRMLSNIVMMGMGEPLYNFDNVAAALRIVMDDQGIALSRRRITLSTSGVVPMMPKVAELLDVNLAVSLHAVSDEVRDVLVPLNRKWPIAELLRACREFPSAKNSRRITFEYVMLKGINDSDADARELVRLLKPIHAKVNLIPFNPWPGAPYECSSNNRIHRFAQIVNDGGLSAPVRTPRGRDILAACGQLKSASERDRKTKVRDLEARVGA, from the coding sequence ATGTCCCTCCTGCCCACCGAACCGCTGCAGATCGCCGAGCCGCTGCGTCGCAACGACACGCGCCGCAACCTGGTGGGGCTGAGCCGCGCCGAGCTCAAGGCGGCCCTGGCCGGGCACGGGCTGGAGGCCTTCCGCGCCGGGCAGATCTGGCACTGGATCTACTGGCACGGCGCGCGGGACTTCACGGCGATGAGCACCATCGCGCGCAAGACGCGCGAGCGGCTGGAGGAGCTCTTCGTCATCGACCGGCCGCAGATCGCCACCGAGCAGCGCTCGAGCGACGGCACGCGCAAATGGCTGCTGCGCCTGGCCGACGGCAACGAGGTCGAGTGCGTCAACATCCCGGAGGATGATCGCGGCTCGGTCTGCGTCTCGAGCCAGGTCGGCTGCACCTTGACCTGCAGCTTCTGCCACACCGGCACGCAGGCCCTGGTGCGCAACCTCTCGGCGGCCGAGATCGTCGGCCAGTTCATGGTGGCGCGCGACAGCTACGGCGAGTGGCCGACGCCGACCGAGACCACGCGCATGCTCAGCAACATCGTCATGATGGGCATGGGCGAGCCGCTGTACAATTTCGACAACGTCGCCGCGGCGCTGCGGATCGTCATGGACGACCAGGGCATTGCGCTCAGCCGCCGGCGTATCACGCTGTCGACCTCGGGCGTCGTGCCGATGATGCCGAAGGTGGCCGAGCTGCTCGACGTCAACCTCGCGGTCTCGCTGCACGCGGTGAGCGACGAGGTGCGCGACGTGCTGGTGCCGCTCAATCGCAAATGGCCGATCGCCGAGCTGCTCAGGGCCTGCCGCGAGTTCCCGAGCGCGAAGAACAGCCGGCGCATCACCTTCGAGTACGTGATGCTCAAGGGCATCAACGACAGCGACGCCGACGCGCGCGAGCTGGTGCGCCTGCTCAAGCCGATCCACGCCAAGGTGAACTTGATCCCGTTCAACCCGTGGCCCGGCGCGCCCTACGAGTGCTCGTCCAACAACCGCATCCACCGCTTCGCCCAGATCGTCAACGACGGCGGCCTGTCGGCGCCGGTGCGCACGCCGCGCGGCCGCGACATCCTGGCCGCCTGTGGCCAGCTCAAGAGCGCCAGCGAACGCGACCGCAAGACGAAGGTGCGCGACCTCGAGGCCCGCGTGGGCGCCTGA
- a CDS encoding RNA methyltransferase yields MKGYFGIGVDGVSKAMNVGTLFRTAHAFGASFVFTVNAQYRRREGALSDTSDTPGAVPTYHFADARALALPQGCALVGIEITDEAVALPSFRHPRQAAYVLGSEREGLSREVQALCDHIVRIPARFSVNLGIAGAIVMYDRMLTLGRFAMRPVAPGGPTAPPPVHVFGEPMWKKKERRRQAKAREGAGVAR; encoded by the coding sequence ATGAAAGGCTATTTCGGCATCGGCGTCGACGGCGTCAGCAAGGCGATGAACGTCGGGACCCTGTTCCGCACGGCGCATGCCTTCGGCGCCAGCTTCGTGTTCACGGTCAACGCCCAGTACCGCCGCCGCGAGGGCGCGCTGTCGGATACCTCCGACACGCCGGGTGCCGTGCCGACCTATCACTTCGCCGACGCCCGGGCGCTGGCCCTGCCGCAGGGCTGCGCCCTGGTCGGCATCGAGATCACCGACGAGGCGGTCGCGCTGCCGAGCTTCCGCCACCCGCGCCAGGCGGCCTATGTGCTGGGCTCGGAGCGCGAGGGCCTGTCCAGGGAGGTCCAGGCGCTGTGCGACCACATCGTGCGCATCCCGGCGCGCTTCTCGGTCAATCTCGGCATCGCCGGCGCCATCGTCATGTATGACCGCATGCTGACCTTGGGCCGCTTCGCGATGCGGCCGGTGGCGCCGGGCGGCCCGACGGCGCCGCCTCCGGTCCACGTCTTCGGCGAGCCGATGTGGAAAAAGAAGGAGCGCCGGCGCCAGGCCAAAGCCCGGGAAGGCGCCGGCGTGGCGCGCTAG
- a CDS encoding helix-turn-helix domain-containing protein: MSVPRIRPVPAVSRAIAILRLLGRVRRPMGVKAIARELDLVPSTALHILRALVTDGLVQVDAAKAYSLGTGMLSLARSVLETSGFVDLVQPELDRLSRDHAVTAIGVEAAGVEHMVVLALSRTRTPIRLHVDVGSRFPALISATGRCVAAFGGLTLAELKPRFDALRWQSAPPWKTWCAEVETVRRHGFAVDRGNYIAGITIVAVPVLDSRQRISHTLVGIGLTGQLTRAPLAALARDMRETAARLSANLVSAARP; encoded by the coding sequence ATGTCCGTGCCCAGGATCCGTCCCGTCCCCGCCGTCAGCCGCGCCATTGCCATCCTGCGGCTGCTGGGCCGCGTGCGCAGGCCGATGGGGGTGAAGGCGATCGCGCGCGAGCTCGATCTCGTGCCGAGCACGGCGCTGCACATCCTGCGCGCGCTGGTCACCGACGGGCTGGTTCAGGTCGATGCCGCCAAGGCATACAGCCTGGGCACCGGCATGCTCTCGCTGGCCCGTTCGGTCCTCGAGACCAGCGGCTTCGTCGATCTCGTGCAGCCCGAGCTCGACCGGCTGTCGAGAGATCACGCCGTCACCGCCATCGGCGTCGAGGCCGCCGGCGTCGAGCACATGGTCGTGCTGGCGCTGTCGCGCACGCGCACGCCGATCCGCCTGCATGTCGATGTCGGCAGCCGCTTCCCGGCGCTGATCAGCGCCACCGGCCGCTGCGTCGCCGCCTTCGGCGGCCTGACGCTTGCCGAGCTGAAGCCACGCTTCGACGCCTTGCGCTGGCAGAGCGCGCCGCCGTGGAAGACGTGGTGCGCCGAGGTCGAGACCGTGCGCCGCCACGGCTTCGCCGTCGATCGCGGCAACTACATAGCGGGTATCACCATCGTCGCCGTGCCGGTGCTCGATTCGCGCCAGCGCATCTCGCACACCCTGGTCGGCATCGGGCTCACCGGCCAGCTCACTCGCGCACCGCTCGCCGCGCTGGCACGCGACATGCGCGAGACGGCGGCGAGGCTGTCGGCCAACCTGGTTTCAGCGGCCCGGCCTTAG